The genomic segment ATAGAGACTGAGGGGAGGACAGGGCATGTAAGAGAGGAGGTGCTCAGGGCACCCAGGTTTCTAGCTTGACAGCACCAACAGGTCTCCAACAGGAGGAGGGAACTGCTTCCTTCCTTGGGAAGAGGCACACCAAGGCGCAAGGCAGGGAATGCCAACCTGCCTCTCACCCCTGGACCTAATGTTAGCGGAGACTGCTAGgacaggatacacacacacacacacacacacacacacacacacacacacacattgcctaAATTTTGCTTTGGGTTCTAGTCCCTCACTACTGGAACCTAGGTTGAAACCAGTCTCCCCAATATCACCACGGTGCTGGACCCCAACTCACATCGTGTCCACAGGTGCCTCCAGGAGTCCTGGGGGCAGGTCACCTCCATCTATTTCAACACACACAAGCAATATAAATGGCTGCACTTCAATGAGGACTGTCTGTACCTGAATGTGCACGCGCCAGTGCGAGCGCGCGGGGACCCTCTGCAGCCTGTGAGTACTCAGCCTTCAACCACACACCATCCCACTCAAGCACCCCACTGTCCCGCTTAGGCTTCAACCCTTCTCGCCCAGGTGATGATCTGGTTCCCAGGAGGCGCCTTCCTCGTGGGTTCCGCTTCCACGTACGATGGCTCCGAATTGGCTGCCCGGGAGAAAGTGGTGGTCGTGGTTCTGCAGCACAGGCTCGGCATCTTGGGCTTCTTCAGGTGAGCGGGACCAGAAACCTGCGCCtggggccaggggcggggcctCCTCGGCTCTTGGGCTAAGGGCAGAGGAGGTGAGGATTGGGTGGAAGGATGGGGGCGTGGTCTATGGGGCGTGTCCTCATGAGGGGCGTGGCAGGTCTAATGCTTGGAGCAGACTGGTAGGTGCTCGCTACCGCTCAATGGGGCGGCGCCCAATTATAAGGAAGGAGATGCGGTGGTTAGACCCAGTCTCTGAGGGACAGGGCGAAGCAAGGCGCGAGGCTCCCCAGCACCCTGGCGTTGGGGCTCCTGACCCTGATAATGAGCCCCGCGCTCTCAGCACTGGGGACAGCCAAGCGCGGGGGAACTGGGCGCTGCTGGACCAGATTGCGGCTCTGCGCTGGGTGCAGAAGAACATCGAAGCCTTCGGCGGAGACCCAGGCTGCGTGACTTTATTCGGCCAGTCATCAGGGGCCATGTGCATCTCGGGATTGGTGAGTGCAATGCCCAGATAGACCTAAGCACAGTCGCAGGACCGCGTGGCCTACGGGTTCTGCACATATACTTGTGCAGATTTGGTATACAAGAACATTCCAATCCACAGACCTGCCCTCACCATTGCCATGGGTACCACCCCTCACAACCAAGGATATCTGTTCCGTTCAGGGAGGAAAACAAGCCAGCCCAGAAAGGGCAATGCTAAGACTATGAATGTGGTGGGCCAGAAAGATCATCCAGCACTTCCTGCCTCTCCACATTCCCCCAgaggtctatgccccaaacagagACCACTATGAGCCCTCTGGGCAGGGTTGGGGCCACCGATCAGGCATTGGAGTCAGGCTTAGGTTAGAGACTGGGCTTTGCCCCTGACTTCTGGGGTACTGCTGACCTAGAGTTTGAGGGTAGGTCAGGTGCCCTGTGAGGGTCATGTGGCTGGGCAATCAGCGGGGACCACATCACACAGGACCTCATGGGCCACAGTAATAACACTCAAACACTTGAGCACTTTCTGTGTGCCAGCCAGTTTTCTAAGCACCTTACACGTATTCGTTCATTGAATTACCTCAACAGTCCAAAAAGAGGAGTATTCCCTTTCTGCACTCTACAAAAAGAGAAGTGTTCTCCACTCTACAGAGGAAGaaagtgaggcccagagaagttaagcaactttATTGAAAATGCATTGGAGAGCAGGCAAAGATTTTAAGCAGGAGAGTGACACAATCAGATGTGCCTTTAGAGTTGGCTCTGTCTGCTGGATCTGGGTTAAAATGAAGCACAAACAGGCTTGGAGTCCAGCTTGGGGTGAGGGATGTTATATCTAATGGGGGCTAGTTCTGAAAAAGAAGCAGGAAGGAGGGACAGTAGAGGAGCGATGCAGGAGGCCAAATAGTCAGGACAGGGCCAACTGCAGCATGCAGATGaccagaggagggagggaaggcccAGGTGGACGGTGTGGGTAAGAGACAACACCCAGATGGGGAGTGGCTGGAGTAAGTTTGGGGCACATGAAGTCTGAGGTGCCCAGGAGACAGGATGGGGGTCCCATACATGGTTGTTCTCTCCAACCTGGGTAGCGGGGGAAGGCTAAGAGCTATCAGCGCAGGTAACTGGGGTCATGGGAACCATAGGGTCCTCTTCCCATATCCCTAGCCAGTAGCAGAGGGGAGGCCCTTTTGGTTTGTTACACCAGCAGAACCACTGCAACAACACCAGATGCCCTGGGGGACCCCTGTGGCCATTCCACAGACCAGGACATGGATGCCCAGAGAGTGGAAGGCTCAGGCTCTAGATTGAGGACTCCAACCCAGAACTCCTGTCTCCCTCCTTGCTtctgccctctctgggcccctTCAAGCAGCCCAGCCAGGCCAGAAAGGCACCCCAAACTGCCCAAGTGGTCCCCATTTGTGCATGTCATGGCTgccactcccctccccctgcagatgacatcacccctAGCCCGGGGTCTCTTCCATCGGGCCATTTCCCAGAGTGGCACTGCAGTATTCCAGATCTTCATCACTCCTGATCCACTGAAGGTGGCCAAGGTGAGTGTCTCCTCTCTCCTAAGGTTCAGCAAGGGAGGCAGGATGGGCACACCCTCAAGCACCTCTTCTCTTCACAGAAGATTGCCcagctggcaggctgcaatcaCAACAGCACAAAGATTCTGGTAGACTGCCTGAGAACACTATCAGGGGCTGAGGTGATGCGTGTTTCCCAGAAGATGGTACGTAGAACTTCCTTCCGGCCTCTGACCCAGCTGTCTGCATCCTTCTGACCTGGTACCCAGCCACTCCAGGCATCATGCCTCAGAAGATTCCCTTTAGTCCCGTCTTCTTCTCTTCCCACAGAGATTCTTCAAACTGCACTCCCAGGAAGACCCTCAAAAGGTGAGCAGGCCCCATTCTGTCTGAACCTTTCCTGTGAGCCAGACACTTAGGATACTCAGGCCAAAATTCCTTCACAGGGCTGATGTTCCACTGGGGGCAGACAATAAAcactataaataaatgaattattcacTTCTTTAAGAGGTGATAAGTTAATGGAAACAAAAGGAGGAGAGTCAGGAGGTTGGGCATGTTGGGAGGGGTAGGATTTtaaatagaaggaaaagagaagtcttagcaaagattTTCAAGAGATGAGCAAATGCGCTATGTGAATACCTCTTGGTGTCAGCTGAAGGGTGGGAGATGGGGGAATCCTGAGTCTGAGTAGCCTGGTCCTCTCTCACACCAGGTTCACTGAGCCCCAGCTTTTTCCCAATCAAAGCGTATATAGCTAGAGTAATTTCTGGAACTTGCTGAGCTGATGTCTTAGACCAATGGGGTCCTAGGAGGGTAACAGGGAGGATTGGCTGGAAACCCCCTTGCCTTATAGATTGTGTGGTTCATGAGCCCCGTGGTGGACGGTGTAGTGTTCCAAGACAACCCTATTGTGCTCCTGACTCAGGGGCAGGTTGCACCTGTGCCTTACCTTTTGGGTGTCAACAGTCTGGAGTTCAACTGGCTCTTGCCTTTTGTAAGTGAAGAAGAGGGATGCCCATCACAGTAGGGCTAGGAGAGGATGCCTCTTGAGCAGTGCTGGGTGCCAGGTCAGATCCCAGAGGTCTCTCTGGGGATGCCCAAGAGCTTGGGAGCCTCCTGCAGTCCCTGTGCAGTAGGAACTGTACAGgaatggggagagggagagaagtcTCTTGGAGGTTTGGGGGCCCAAAATCTTTAGCTCATAGTGTGAATGGGTCCTCATATCCATTCGTTCCCCTCTAGGCGGCTATACATCCTGGGTCCCTCCCTTGCCCCCTGGGTGGATCAGGGCAGATGCCCGAGCTCAGGAgggccctcccagcccccactGCAGCTCCAAACCAAGTTAGTGATGGAGAGGTTGGGAGCAGGAGTGCGGGAAAGGGTCATGGGCACTTCTGCTCTGAGAAGAGCCTTGGGGCCTGATGTAGCACAGCTGGAATCCTTCCTAATGTTTGGGCCTGGCCTATGCCTGGGCCCTTGCCTTGTGGAGCAGATCATGAAGTTTCCGATGAGCCATCTGAGGAAAGAAACCATCAGCAAGCTGCTCTGGAGTACCAGCACCCTGTTGGTGAGGGGCCGTGCTGTCACGTGTGCTCTGCTTGGTTGGACGCGGCAGCCTCCCTATTTTTACCTAGTAGCTGCTCTCCACAAAGGGTTCCCGGCCAGGACAGAGGTATTccttgggggcgggggtggggggagggcctgGGGTTTTGCATGGGATCAGGTGGCTGCTGCTGGGCAAGGCTCTCCAGACTTCCTCGGGGACAGAGCAGGCAGTTCTCATGCAGCTAAAACACTGGGGTAAGAATTGTTAAACAGGGAGAccttcccaggaggctcctcATCCCCCTACTCCCAGGCCAAAAACTCCTGGGGGGTGCCAAGCCTGGATCTAAGTCACTGGTGTGCCTACCTCTGACCCAGCTGGCACCCCACACCTCAGGGTGGGTGTGACTTCCCCACCTAGAATGTCACCAAGGAGCAGTTGCCACTGGTGATGGAAGAGTACCTGAGTGATGTGGATGGTCATGACCAGAAGATGCTACAGGAACGTGTGATGGACCTAGCTGAGGATGCTACCTTTGTGTACTCCACACTGCAGGCTGCCCGCTACCACCGCAGTATGTGGGGTCCTCAAGAGTGGCCACGCCCTGTCCACTGGTGCTGCTTGCCACTGGGCTGACCAATCACTCACTCACCCTCTCTGTACCTCTGGGCTGATGTAGAATTCCAAGTGGCCACAGAAGAGGCAGCATACTGTCAACTGCAGAGGAGAGAGGCCATTCCTTAGGGCTGAGAGGGCTGGCCTTGGCCAGAGGAAACAGCctagggtggtcagggaaggcctcctggCTGCAAGGACAGGCCTCTATAGGGGTATCTTGGAGATCCTGCCCAGGCTGACCCAGGCTTGGACAATACGTGGGTGAGAGGTCAAAGGAGGGTCTGGAGAAGGTAGACACTGAAGAATCTTAAGTGCCAAACAGAGAGAGGAGAGGTTCagtggaaggaagaggaaggctTACCACAATCCCGTGAACTGTTTTCACGTCCCTAGTCTGCAGATGAGGACTTGCAGCTCTGAGAGGTTGGGTGTcttgccccaggtcacatggCTAATGAGTAATGTAGGTGGGATTCGAATCTGCTCCCTGGGTTCTGAAGCCCAAGGGAGCTTGATGCAGGTGGGTGGGATGTGTGGGGTGGATGAGAACCCCGGGCTGAGTCTTTTTCAGCAGCCTTCATTGGGTTCTTTGTTCCTAGATGCTGGCTTCCCTGTCTACCTGTACGAGTTTGAGCACTATGCTCCTGGCACTATCGTAAAACCCCGCACTGATGGGGCAGACCATGGAGATGAGATCGGCTTCATCTTCGGAAGTCCCTTCTCCAAAGGTGCGGAAGCCCCACCTGACTCCCCGCTGGGTGTCTAATCTCTCCATCTTTGTGTTCTGACCCCTGGCTGACCACAGGGAGTTAACTAGCAAATTCTTAATCTGGAATGCTCTCCCAAATGAAAGCCTCCCAGCATGGAAGCAGTGGGGTGGGATGTCCCCACCCCATGCTCTGTTCTAAACACCACCTTCCATTCTGCCTCCAGGCCATTCCTCAAGCAAGGAAAAGGCACTGAGTCTCCAGATGATGAAATACTGGGCCAACTTTGCTCGCTCAGGGTGAGTCTGATCCCCCAACACGTGCGGGTGGTCTTCCTACCAGCGCTAGACCCAACGGTCAGCTGTTTCAGATATTTGTCCTTGTGTGTCCCATAGAAAAGGCACCCGGGCCTAAATGTCCCTAGAATGTACGTTTGTCCCATGACCACATCCTTCATTCAACTCAAGCATTCCACAGTCACTGCCAATATGCCTTTTTGTGGCCAGTTCAATACTGGGAGCTGGAATTCAAGGGTATCATAGACATGATCCTCAACTGCCAGCAGCCTATTAATggttaacaaaaatattaaattaccaTCTGGCATGATGAGAATTGTGTTGGGGGAGCAGAAGGCACTATGAGAGCATAGAGGAGGTGTCTGACCGAcctggggtgggcaggggtggcTTCCTGGCAGAGATGACTTCTGAGCTGAGCTTTGGCTAGTCTTGCAACTAGTTTTCATCTCCACgttctgtcttctttctctccatCCTCCTGATGACACTCAAGGGAGCTTTCTGAAATATCATTTGACCAAGTCACCCACTTAAAACTTCATGGCTTCCCTTTGTTCCCAGGTAAAGTCTCATCCCCTTCACTTGGAACAAAAGTCTTCAAAATCCTTCCTGTTTCGTCTCCTCTCCACACTATTCTCTTGACacactgtatattttcacctaaCCCTGTACTTGTGCTTTCTTCCAAAAGCCCTGGGCTTTCATACCTCCAATCCTTTACACACACAGTTCCCTCTTCCTCAAAGTCCCCTCCCACCAcacttttcctcctctttcttaaAGATCTGTCTAAATATCATCTCTGTAAGGCCTTCTTGAACCCTACCTCCCAAAGGGAAAGTGAATGAGGGAAAAGTAACAGAACGAGGCAAGATGAAGATGAGCTCAAATaatcctccctccttcctccctggcaGAAACCCCAATGGTGGGAAGCTGCCCTACTGGCCACGCTACAACGAGGATGAGAAGTACCTGCAGCTGGATTTAACCACAAGGGTGGGTGTGATGCTCAAGGAGGAGAAGATGGCGTTTTGGAAGAAGCTGCACCAGAATTAAGGACCTGAAAAGCAAGGCAATTCTGAGGACagctctgcaggagggagccttAGGGATTGTCCCACCATGCAGGCCTTGGGAAGACTGGCCTTGGACATATCTGGGACAAGCATCGGCCCTCCCCAGTCCAGGTCCTGCAGAGGGTCCCTATTCCTTCCATGACAGAGCCTTAGCCTGTTTGGGGCCCAGAAGCACCCTCTTCAGCCTGACATCCCATGATGTCCAGCTATCTCACTGACCATTGGATTAGTCCAGGCCCTTTCTGCCAGATTCTGCCCAGCTACCCAGACTCAGAACAAatgcttctcttccttctccaaattCTCCCACCCATCAAGGTCAGCTTCAAGCTACTTCTTATGGGAAGCCCACTCAGATTGCCACTGCCCCACCATTGCAAACAGTTTGCCATTCATCCTGCTCAACCTTATGCCTTTTCACATTGGACTGAGGCCTTGGGCAGGTTATATGTTATAAGGAGTGATGCTTTGACAGCTGGGGATCTTCTCCCCTTTCCATACGGATTTTTCCCAGGGCCCCTTCAAAGCCTGGCCACAGAGACAGTCCTTAATAAAGACACGTTGACTTGCCCTGAATTTTTGTCCATCTGTGAAACAGTTGAGTGAAGCAGATGGTTTCTTGATTTGAGTCCTTGGAGGGAGGGAGCACTACTGGCTTCTCTCTGCTGGGCTGAGCCTGCGCTGCTCACTCAGTCAAGGAGAGCTGCTGCAAAGTTGCCTGGGCTGCAGAACACCtggctttttttttcactgtctcGAGTGCACCTCTCAAGACATCCACACTCCATGCTCACTTGTCTACTGGGTGAGGTCTTGGTGCTGCATCCAGACTCCTCACTCTCTGGTTTCTCTTGCAACCTGGGCATACCTTCACTTTGTTTTATTTGGGaattttttgtggatttttttgtttttggaaaatatatacaacatgcaatttaccattttaaccactttaatttcagtgacattaagtacatttacactatcatcatcatcatccatctccagaatttttttatcatcccaaactgaaactcagcATCTATTTAACAATAGCTTCCTATGCACCCAAACCCTGCTACCCACTATTCTACTTCCTAGCCTATGAATTTGAGTATTTCAGGAGCTTTGtgtgaatggaatcatacagtatttatcctttcgtgtctggcttttttcacttcgCATGTCTTCACATGTTGTAGCATATTTCAGAATTTTATCCCTGTTTAAGACTGAATtatgttccattgtatgtacataccacattctgtttctctatttttctgtggatggacatttgggttgttaccaccttttggctgttgtgaaaaaTGCTCTGAACATGAGtgtagtgtcccacaggttttgtgcCATAAACTATAATGTCAATTAGATTCTTTATTCCTAGAGGGTTTCCTTAGTCTCTGAGACAACTGGAGACTGCAAAGCCCCATGGGGTGAGGGACACCCAATCCTCCATACCCTCACATCTAGGCCCCCAACACAAAGGGATggttggaggagggagaagagccCCTTTCAGGTAAACATTTATCTTCACGACAATGCTGGCACATAGATTTTATTATCCCATTTCTACAGACAAGTAAACTGAGACAAGAGACATAAAAGtccttgctcaaggtcatgagCTAGTGGTGGCAGAGTGGGAATTTGATCTAGGCCTGTCTGACTCACCCTGCCACCTCTATCCAGACCTGGAACAACCCCTGAGAGAAGGTGGCCCCCAGAGGAGGTGTGACAGCTCCAATTTCAGGGGAGGAACAGCCAGAAGTCCCTGTCTACCTCTAACCAGGGAACAGGTAACTAAACAGCCATTTCTCAGTGAGAGCCAGAGTGAGGACTAGGAGCTCAGCCCCCTGGAGGGCGGTCCTGGGCAACCAAAACAGAAATCAGCAGATGCTGGCTGAGGTCTAGCtgggcttcacacacacacacacacacacacacacacacacacacacacacacacacgtacacacacacacacagaggatgcCTATATGGGACATCCTGTCCTTGGGATCCAGAGGCCTGACCTCAGGCTGGTCCAGGCCTGCTTCTGAGGCTCCCTCATTTCTTCCCTCCTCAGGCTTCTCATGTAGGTCTGTGAAGGGAGTTTATGGAAACAGCTACTCACCCATAGGGTATTCTCTTCTGAATCAGAGGGAGAGCAGCTGAACCAGAGCCAGGGCTCAGCCAGCTGCAGGAGCTGTGAAGATCATAAAGGAATTCCGAGAACCCTGGCACCTTCTTTAAGATCTCAAGCCAGCAAGAACTCTGATGGGCAACCTGGATGGTGGGCTGGGCCCCTGCCTCCCAAAGTCCCTGCCTCATATCCTCCCTTCTTGTCTGCTCTTCTCAGATGTCACTGCTGGATGAAggggttggagaaggcaacggaCTGCCCTGTCTCCATCCTGTCTTCATGCCTTCGCTGGGATCCCCCGATGGCCACACAGAGTCCTTCCTAAATCCCCTGTCGCAGGGAGCCCTTCTCAGAACTAATTAGATCTTGGGGAAGACCCCAGGGCgcttctgtggcttttccccacCTTTATCTCGGCTCGCCCAGGCCACTGTGAGCACAAAGGCGCACCGCTGCAAAGCTGGCCTGGGAACGGCGCTCACAAGCGGGGTTCAGCtggccccttcctctcctccaacATCCCCAGCTCCCTACCCCCGAGGCAGCAATTACCGGCAGAGGCGGCCGGGGAAGGGCCAATTAGTGCGGGAGTCGCAGCCCCTCGGCTGTGCCCGCGCTGACCGCAGCCCCCgcagcgccgccgccgccgccgctcgccCGCAGCCGCCCTCCCTGCCCGGCAGACAGTGCCAGCCGCCTGGGAGCCCCGGGGGACGCGCCGTCCGGCCTCCCGCCAACTGCAGTGATGGATCCAGCAACCTGGCGTGGGGCCAGAGCCCAGGCGGACGCGAGGGCGCCGGGAGCTGCAACTTGCTGCCGCTGGGTAGTGGGGGAGAGCGAAATGGGGCCTCCCTCCCTGTGAAGACTCCTGCGACCCCGACGGCTCGCGCCTGGCGCCTGCCTTCAGACGCCAGGCAGGCAGGCTGCAGGGGCGCAGTGGTGGGAGCGGGTAAGAGGAGAGGCTCCTCTTACAGCCTCATGGTCCTCAGCCTTGGGGACCTCCAAGGCTTCTTCCTAGGGTGGCCAAGCCCAGAGCAGTTCCCTGTTGGCGGCCTTAGCAGGGCCTGgcttgagaaaccctgggcttgCACTTGATAAAGCTCCCCCCTGCAGGCAAGGTAGGCAGATGGGTGGGTGGGCAGTGCAGGACTGAAGGACCCTTTTCACTGATAAGCCAATTAATGGACTTCCTCCCCTGGGTCCCGGCCCTGCGCAACCTGCCTTGCTCACCTATAGGCTCTGAGACCCAAGGGGGATCAGTCTTGTACTCCCGGAGCCAACAGGCTGCCTAGACAGAAGCTCCAGGGACTTGGCTGGGATCCCAAGCTTATGAAAACTCTGAGGTCCAGGGAGGCTTCAGGTGAAGGAAAAAGGCGGCACCGCCACTCCAAGGCTTCCCCTTCCCCAGCCGACTGCTTTCTAGCCCAGACTGGACACACTGGGGCCCTgaagtggggggcggggtgggcctATGCCCAGGACACAGTCTGGACGAGGCTAGGGAACAGAAGAAGCAGGAGAGAAGGGTTTAGTGGAAAGGCTCACAAATGGGGTTCACCAGAGATCCGCTGTACAAGACTCCCATTTCCTGTGCCACACAGGGCTGGATAAGAGGTGCTGGGACCTCTGACCAGTCCTGCAGGCAGTGTCCTGGGGTTCAGAATGGCCTTATTTCTATGCCCTCACAATTTCCCAGgcggtgcttgtggtaaagagtctgcctgtccatgcaggagacgtaagagatgtgcaggttcagtccctgagtcgggaagatcccctggaggaaggcatggcaacccaccccagtattcttgcctggagaattccatggacagaggagcctggcggactacagtccacggggtcacaaagagtcagcaacttagcatgcatgcatgcacaccacTCAGGTCTGGTCTTAGTAGGGAAGGGCTGGAAGCCTGCCTTGTGCCCTAGAATCTCACTCAGAACCTGCTGGACCAGGCTTCCTGTGAAGGAGAAGGGATCACTTCTAAAGGAATGAGAATTCCCCTTTTCTATGTACCAAGGTGATTAGCTGTATGGAGAGAGGGTGGGGGAAGACTGTGAGAAATTGGGTGTGGGGATTGAGTAAGGAAGAGAGACCATGACAGATATACCACCTTGGGTCCTTTGTGGAATGAGGTGACAATGCATTAAATTAAAGcatgagaggacttccctggtggttcagtggctaaaactctgtgctccctATGCAGgatgcctgggttcagtcctggtcagggaactagatcccacatgccctagcTAAGAggtcgcatgctgcaactaaagatcctgcctgccacaatGGAGACAGAAGATCctgctgcaagtaagacctggcacagccaagtaagtaaataaatgaatggaaaaaaaaaaagcatgagggAAGGTATGGAGATAGGTGACAGAGACAGTGGAACCGTCTGCCAAGAAACTTAGAGGgtggagaaaagaaacagaagcaggCACAAATGCACCCAGACAAGCAAATGGACCGAGAGCCAGGGCAGTGCTGGGGgctgtcctggagaagggcactaCCTGGGCACTTAGAAGGGGGCAGAGAGCAAAGGATCTGCTTCTCATCCCAGTTGTCTGACTGCTGAGACCCTTCGGGGCATGACAGAAAGGTCATCTGGAAAGGCTGTGGGAGCACAGAGATGAACCTATCTTGGACTGGGTTGGGGTGTTGgggaaggcttccaggaggagcACCTGAAAGGACTGGTAGGAAAGAGTGGAGGGGATGGAggtggagagggaaggggaggaaccCAGTCCTGGAGGCAGGAATTAGCCTCTTCCATCCCAACAGCTGTGCATCAGCGTGGCCCACATACGAAGATTAAAAGAGGAACCAGGCCCAGAGCTGGAACACCAGGCCTGTAAGCCTGGGAGGGAACACGGCCCCTACCCTGAGATACTGGAGAGCCATGGGAAGGACAGGTACTGGTTAGGCTTATCTTCCAGAAGGAGCAATTGGAGGAGAAGTGAGAAGTAGGGAAGCCAGGGAAGGGTGGTGCAGAACTGGAAGTGAGTCCTTCAGAGAACAGAGCAAACAACTTCATAAAGCAGATGGGCAAGACTTGGtgacagaggaggggaggggtggtggcAGTTGAGAGAGACTCCTAGGTGTCTTGTTGTTCCAAGGAGCTCTGGGCCAAGACAGGAGGTCAGCTCTGAGCATCCACCTGCTGCCATCCACAGGTGGGCCCTTGGCTCAGAGCTCTCCCACCCAGCCTAGGAACTCACATGAAGCCGCTCTAGGGCCTGGGTCCAGGAAAAGGCCCAAGAGGGTGTCCAGCCCAGGTTGGGAGCACAGCCCAGAGGGCCAGGTGTT from the Capra hircus breed San Clemente chromosome 18, ASM170441v1, whole genome shotgun sequence genome contains:
- the CES4A gene encoding carboxylesterase 4A isoform X4, which produces MIWFPGGAFLVGSASTYDGSELAAREKVVVVVLQHRLGILGFFSTGDSQARGNWALLDQIAALRWVQKNIEAFGGDPGCVTLFGQSSGAMCISGLMTSPLARGLFHRAISQSGTAVFQIFITPDPLKVAKKIAQLAGCNHNSTKILVDCLRTLSGAEVMRVSQKMRFFKLHSQEDPQKIVWFMSPVVDGVVFQDNPIVLLTQGQVAPVPYLLGVNSLEFNWLLPFIMKFPMSHLRKETISKLLWSTSTLLNVTKEQLPLVMEEYLSDVDGHDQKMLQERVMDLAEDATFVYSTLQAARYHRNAGFPVYLYEFEHYAPGTIVKPRTDGADHGDEIGFIFGSPFSKGHSSSKEKALSLQMMKYWANFARSGNPNGGKLPYWPRYNEDEKYLQLDLTTRVGVMLKEEKMAFWKKLHQN
- the CES4A gene encoding carboxylesterase 4A isoform X3 — protein: MNWILCLSLTLLLVVQTAWGALHTKEPLADTKYGTLRGKQIHVGKTPINVFLGVPFSRPPVGARRFTAPEPPEPWKGIRDATTYAPVCLQESWGQVTSIYFNTHKQYKWLHFNEDCLYLNVHAPVRARGDPLQPVMIWFPGGAFLVGSASTYDGSELAAREKVVVVVLQHRLGILGFFSTGDSQARGNWALLDQIAALRWVQKNIEAFGGDPGCVTLFGQSSGAMCISGLMTSPLARGLFHRAISQSGTAVFQIFITPDPLKVAKIAQLAGCNHNSTKILVDCLRTLSGAEVMRVSQKMRFFKLHSQEDPQKIVWFMSPVVDGVVFQDNPIVLLTQGQVAPVPYLLGVNSLEFNWLLPFIMKFPMSHLRKETISKLLWSTSTLLNVTKEQLPLVMEEYLSDVDGHDQKMLQERVMDLAEDATFVYSTLQAARYHRNAGFPVYLYEFEHYAPGTIVKPRTDGADHGDEIGFIFGSPFSKGHSSSKEKALSLQMMKYWANFARSGNPNGGKLPYWPRYNEDEKYLQLDLTTRVGVMLKEEKMAFWKKLHQN
- the CES4A gene encoding carboxylesterase 4A isoform X1 is translated as MNWILCLSLTLLLVVQTAWGALHTKEPLADTKYGTLRGKQIHVGKTPINVFLGVPFSRPPVGARRFTAPEPPEPWKGIRDATTYAPVCLQESWGQVTSIYFNTHKQYKWLHFNEDCLYLNVHAPVRARGDPLQPVMIWFPGGAFLVGSASTYDGSELAAREKVVVVVLQHRLGILGFFSTGDSQARGNWALLDQIAALRWVQKNIEAFGGDPGCVTLFGQSSGAMCISGLMTSPLARGLFHRAISQSGTAVFQIFITPDPLKVAKKIAQLAGCNHNSTKILVDCLRTLSGAEVMRVSQKMRFFKLHSQEDPQKIVWFMSPVVDGVVFQDNPIVLLTQGQVAPVPYLLGVNSLEFNWLLPFIMKFPMSHLRKETISKLLWSTSTLLNVTKEQLPLVMEEYLSDVDGHDQKMLQERVMDLAEDATFVYSTLQAARYHRNAGFPVYLYEFEHYAPGTIVKPRTDGADHGDEIGFIFGSPFSKGHSSSKEKALSLQMMKYWANFARSGNPNGGKLPYWPRYNEDEKYLQLDLTTRVGVMLKEEKMAFWKKLHQN
- the CES4A gene encoding carboxylesterase 4A isoform X2, which encodes MNWILCLSLTLLLVVQTAWGALHTKEPLADTKYGTLRGKQIHVGKTPINVFLGVPFSRPPVGARRFTAPEPPEPWKGIRDATTYAPVCLQESWGQVTSIYFNTHKQYKWLHFNEDCLYLNVHAPVRARGDPLQPVMIWFPGGAFLVGSASTYDGSELAAREKVVVVVLQHRLGILGFFSTGDSQARGNWALLDQIAALRWVQKNIEAFGGDPGCVTLFGQSSGAMCISGLMTSPLARGLFHRAISQSGTAVFQIFITPDPLKVAKKIAQLAGCNHNSTKILVDCLRTLSGAEVMRVSQKMRFFKLHSQEDPQKIVWFMSPVVDGVVFQDNPIVLLTQGQVAPVPYLLGVNSLEFNWLLPFIMKFPMSHLRKETISKLLWSTSTLLNVTKEQLPLVMEEYLSDVDGHDQKMLQERVMDLAEDATFVYSTLQAARYHRNAGFPVYLYEFEHYAPGTIVKPRTDGADHGDEIGFIFGSPFSKGHSSSKEKALSLQMMKYWANFARSGELSEISFDQVTHLKLHGFPLFPETPMVGSCPTGHATTRMRSTCSWI